The following proteins come from a genomic window of Nicotiana tomentosiformis chromosome 12, ASM39032v3, whole genome shotgun sequence:
- the LOC104110466 gene encoding protein TOO MANY MOUTHS, which yields MAFFLSIQATLLLFLSFFPLGWSFTVIMADSGTPSALVDAPQTGYSMNNNRARTDPREREAVYDIMRATGNDWATDIPDVCRDRWHGIECMPDYDNVYHVVSLSFGALSDDTAFPTCDSTHSFISPSVTKLPHLRTLFFYRCFSNNPQPIPAFLAQLGPTLQTLVLRENGFTGPIPNELGNLTSLRVLDLHKNNLNGSIPVSLGRITGLRSLDLSDNKLTGSIPSLTFPQLNVLDLNQNHLAGSIPSTLMKCHWLIKLDLSRNRLSGSIPYSIDNLNNLILMDLSYNSLTGSFPISLKKLNFLQALILNGNPMDSATLPVNGFDGFKDLMILALSNMNLQGSIPNSLGRLPKIRVLHLDGNQFNGSIPLSFGNLNSLSELRLNNNMLSGPIPFKRDMVWRMRRKMKLANNEGLCYNNENGLGDDLETLLDSGIGHCGDSKTEPTKIVEHISTLNRGSISRSNSDSGVTLNKLQLLSKSLIQSATLVLFAFHLL from the coding sequence ATGGCCTTTTTTCTCTCAATACAAGCAACTTTACTACTATTTCTTTCCTTCTTTCCACTAGGCTGGTCATTCACCGTTATAATGGCCGATTCGGGTACGCCTTCAGCTCTGGTTGATGCACCACAAACTGGCTACTCTATGAATAATAACCGTGCACGAACCGATCCTCGTGAACGAGAAGCTGTTTACGACATTATGAGGGCCACGGGGAACGACTGGGCCACCGATATCCCTGACGTTTGTCGTGACCGATGGCACGGAATCGAGTGTATGCCGGACTACGACAACGTCTACCATGTTGTATCACTTTCTTTTGGAGCATTGTCCGATGATACAGCATTTCCTACTTGTGATTCAACTCATTCTTTCATTTCACCTTCTGTTACAAAACTTCCACATCTTCGAACTTTATTCTTCTATCGTTGCTTTAGTAACAATCCTCAGCCCATTCCAGCATTTCTGGCCCAATTAGGGCCCACTTTACAGACACTAGTTTTAAGAGAAAATGGGTTCACAGGGCCCATTCCAAATGAATTGGGTAACTTAACCAGTTTGAGAGTCCTAGATCTTCACAAGAACAATCTCAACGGTTCAATACCGGTTTCTCTAGGCCGGATCACCGGTTTGAGGTCGTTAGATTTGAGTGATAACAAACTAACCGGTTCAATTCCGAGTTTGACTTTCCCTCAGTTAAATGTGTTAGACCTTAACCAAAATCACCTTGCGGGTTCAATTCCATCCACACTCATGAAGTGTCATTGGCTTATAAAGCTAGACCTGAGTCGCAATCGCCTCTCAGGCTCAATACCTTACTCCATCGATAACTTAAACAATCTCATCCTCATGGATTTGAGCTACAACAGTTTAACAGGTTCATTCCCAATCTCGCTCAAGAAATTAAATTTTCTCCAAGCCTTAATCCTCAACGGCAATCCAATGGACTCTGCTACTCTACCAGTTAACGGGTTTGATGGTTTCAAGGACTTGATGATTTTAGCTTTATCGAATATGAATCTTCAAGGTTCAATACCGAATTCTCTAGGCCGGTTGCCTAAAATTCGAGTCCTTCATCTTGATGGGAATCAATTCAATGGCTCAATCCCATTAAGTTTTGGTAATTTAAATAGCTTAAGTGAGCTCAGGCTAAACAACAACATGTTAAGTGGACCTATCCCATTTAAGAGAGATATGGTTTGGAGAATGAGAAGGAAAATGAAACTTGCCAATAATGAAGGGCTTTGCTATAACAACGAAAATGGTCTTGGAGATGATCTAGAGACGTTGTTGGATTCGGGGATTGGACATTGTGGAGATTCCAAAACAGAACCAACAAAAATAGTGGAACATATTTCAACACTTAATAGAGGAAGTATTTCAAGATCAAATAGTGACTCAGGTGTTACATTGAACAAATTACAACTTCTTTCTAAGAGCTTGATTCAGTCGGCAACTTTAGTTTTGTTTGCATTCCATTTATTATGA